Part of the Musa acuminata AAA Group cultivar baxijiao unplaced genomic scaffold, Cavendish_Baxijiao_AAA HiC_scaffold_1138, whole genome shotgun sequence genome, GAAATTAATAAAGGATCAAAAGATTAAATAAAATAGCATGTATTCCAATATGTATAGGCACGGCCAGATATTATGCATTAGGGACTCATTACATATTAACCCATGCAGTTAGCTACCTTTAGCATCTCTGTCCCTACACTTTAAAAGATTATATTTGCATCcttataattacgaaagtgaaacatctagaccCATTTACCATGATAACGTCAGTTTTACTAACAGAAATACCTAAACAAAGggaaaaaagattattttaacgTTCCAACTTGTGATAACTAACAGCGTTGGTGGTCCTAACCGACAACACAGTTGGGTGTCACGGGTGATTGTTATGGATGAGGAGAGTAGTAACGAGAGGTGAGGGCCGCTCTGCATCTGCATTTGCGTCGATATAGTGTCGAGCAACTAGAGGACCACTGATGCAAATGCTGAGCGGCAGCATCAACGCAGTTGCCGAGAGGCACCCTTCGATATTTATATCGACAGTCCTTTCATCGCTCGGCAACTACATCGATGTCGATATAGATACAAAGCGACTATCACCTCTCGTCGCCGCTCTCCTTATCCACAACAGTCAGCCACAGCCCTCAGTGACGCTGTCTTCCAGAACTACCGACGTCATCCGTCACCActaactgaaatattaaaattaccttttatttttatatttttgtttgtaaAACCGATAACGTTAGAGTAAATAAAATTAGGTATCATACTTTTGTAACTATAGGGATggcaatgtaattttttaaaatgtaaggaTCGAGATGCTAAACCTAGACATTGCACTTACACGCAATAGGGAGTAGGAATTGAGGTTGCCTAGGGCTCTCCAATAGGAGGAGAAGAAACATTCCAAGGGAGGTGAGTCACACGAGGGTGGGGATCAAATTGCTTGTCTTAATGGACCCAACTGAGGTTCAATTTAGGTGCAACACCACTCGATCGTGTGACTAGACCGCCCAATGCCTAGTCGGTGCTCGCCTAAGCATCGCATGAGTGAAAACGCCTGCGTGATGTGCACGGAAAGGCGCTCAGGCCTCGTCTCGAGTGATTAGGCGAGCACCAAGCACCCAATGTTTAGGTTAGATAGAACTAAGATGATCTAACTTGAATCTCATGACATTTAAAAAATAGATATACAACCAATGTAGCTCAAATTCAATAATCTTTCTGGACCTATGATGAATTTGGTTCAAATCAGTGAGAATATGCCAATAAAACCAACAAGTGCAAAcgacaacaataataacaaaagccatGATGTCCAAACTATTTATCATCATCCAGATGGATCTTTTGTATCTTTGAACTCTGTGTAAGAAAATATCTGTTGTGAAATTAAGAGCATTATAATATCTCTCTATTGATACCAGTAAAATCTCCTTCAATCACCAACAAAACCACCAAATACAATATTTGACAATCCAAATATAAGCAGGCCTGTGTGTTTTGAGGTATGAGCAAGCCTCAAGTAGCAAAGATAGTTGCTTTCAGCACTTCGGCAGAGAACATACTATGCTGACATAAAAGTGTAAGTTTATACCTAACCAAATACATTGAGATTTTGGGTCTATTTTGGGGTTTGGAAATCAAGTCAAATTCTAGTTGTTTACTCAACTTGTACTTTAGGGTGAGTCGAGTCCTTTGTATCATTTGGGGTTTTGTGTTGTTCTGGTGTGCTGGAAAAGGAAACTACAATGCAGTAAACATAATAAGAAAACTAAGAGGTTTGATGAATCAAACACTTCATCAAAATAAATAGTTGCTGTTGAGATAGTTTCTTTTGGGAAACCTAGTTAGATTAGTATTATCTtaggtatatttttaattaaaatgcttCACATGAGGAATAGTCAGACTTGTGCATGATTCTATTGACAAATGATTATGATTTTCTTTGCACAGTGACCGGATTATTGTCTCTGCTATCTCTTTTTCTAACTTTTCCATGTTTTTTTGTCTCTAAGACTTCCCCGATCCTCTTTGCTCTCTCCGAAAGCATCACTTCTCCTGCTGTCTATCTTAACAACAGTATTTAACTTGCATACAGTGACATGCTATTTCTTTAAAGTAAATGCTCATGACATGCTGCAGACTGCTTGTTGGGAGGGGTAGCGGGTAACTATCAGGGAGtaggaaagggaaagggaagatGTAAAGAGAGggtgaagagaaggagaagggatTGTGCGACGGCGAAGGAGGAGTAAGAGAGAGATACCGGACGCTGTACCGTTCGCTGGCGGAGAGGAAGCCGCAGCATCCACCGTTCTCCGAGGAAAAAGCCGCAGCGATGAGAGCTCGACGGAGGAAGATGCCGCCGCCTTTCGCCAAGGAAAACGCCGCAGTCGCAGTAAGAGAAGGGAGACAGTTTCACCGCTTCATTTAGGGCATTTGAGGATGCCGTTCTCATCTGGTTCAATCGAAACGAAGATCCAAATTGACTTGACTCGGGCTCGACCCTGCCTGAATCAGGCGGCCGGCTGGGCTGCACCCGGTTGAACACGCTCGCCCGGCCCACTTATCGGGCGCCCGCCGACATCAATGGCTTCAGCTTCGGCTACCTATCGTTGatgaagaaaaattatttttatttttattttttttttattgagaatCTTCACTGGCATAATCTAAATCAGCGAGAATTTGCTAATAAAGCCAACAAGTGCAAACAAtcacaataataacaaaagccaAAAAAAATATCCCAACTATTTACGATGTGTGTAAGAAAACATATGTAGtcaattctccttcgattcacaaactaaaccagcaaatataagatttgatgatttaaatataaGTAGGGCAATGTGATTTAAATATAAGTTATATTTTTTAAGCCTTAATCACCATTTCAGAATCATTGATTTCAAAAATtatcaattcaaaatttggaaTCAACATCGAATTGGCAAAAATTGGTTTCGGTTTATTCTAGTTTGAACCGATAATTTTTCATtatttcatttaaaaataatttataatctaaaaaaaattatttttaatttttggagACAATGAATGTAGGATTATAATGAGTATGAGTGTAAATAtgtaatgatataataaaatatttgatataaaattatgtaaaaattataaatatttaatcttttCTGATGTTATGTGTCCCGATCGTTCCTTCAATTGATATATTAAATAGTAGATCATTATCCTCATGTAATTTTGTCAGCAAAATCTCACCATATTCTTTGCTATAACACCATAAAAGCATCCTCAATATCAAGATAAGAAGACAACATTACAAAGTCTCGGATAACTTAATCAACTAAAAAAGGCTCAAATACATAAATTCCCAACACATCATatcatgtgtgtgtatatatatatacctatggtCAGTTCGAGAGTAGAATTACTATCCCAATATCCTTTGTTCGAAACAATGGTTTAGCACTTCGATATCTAAGTTCTATTTCATCATCTTTGTCTAATTAACTAATTCGAGGATCGTATTCAATCTACTTTTATCTAGAATTTGTTCTCTTAagttgttatcataaaatatgtaatcatgctatctgtaatgcgaaaaaacttttatactaagattaaaatcaaataaattggatctaacaatattacaatacgtacctttcttgttgttcaaacgaataaaccttatctgatctacaagcgaTCCATCTTCGGATTTGAAATATCAATATGCAAGGATCTGAAAAAAGAACTAGATCATTCTCctatcttcctatcttttcataggaGATTGAGAGATGCTACTCAGATGCACTCTGATACACATTGATGCACTCAGATACACACAGATAATACCCTTAGTCCCTaaaggtcctatctatttatagacgagagcagagggcttaggataagttattaggatagttcctcccatcaaggttatctcctaaggaatcctacattaatatggacttcttttctattggcaaataaccataatcagaatccaataatatctataatatatcttacctaattaaatagggccacataatctaacattctcctacttagcccaataattggtaagatacaaaaaaaacttaaaaattaaaaataaataaataaaatttatttaaaaataatttaactcaattagattctgaaatttttgaaaaaactatATACATGCAcgtgaattttagaaaataggtcaataagtccaataataataataataatatattaagtttgactaACAATATGAGTTATAACGGTTGTATGCCATCAGTGTTACACTTCCTTCTTTGTACCACAATACTGTTAGCCTGTTCACAattatgtacatacataattgtgaacaggatagcagaaacaaataacttcaaGTACGTAAGCAATAATGTGAATTATAGTGTCCgctcaaacatgcatcaccatatcctttatgggttgctcacaaacccaatcataagaacatattttttcaaaatactttaggctgcaagtcctaagtgaatggatcagcaatcaatatagtggaactcaagtaattaattgacattagatgtttctggactcatcttctctaaccatcaagtactttataccataatacaTATAGATGCAAtaatacttgtcattcttagagaagaaaactactacaaTGTTATAAGATATCTTCAACAacttggtaattgagtctgaTTATACCAAGTCCTAAGATAAAAATTTTGCAGTAAAAAATTTGATTGGTGGCGTCcaagcatgccacaaaatcaacttctaatattaataataataaattacccctctaattacatagatattaaccgtaaggtggacttcctattatcgaggtaatttatatgattagcatttgaaaaatactattatttcaagctgatataatttcatacatgtgagcatataatcctttgtcccttccggatatcttattactttctttgtagtcctttagtgtttttacttctgagtaactccaatatatacccaatattttaattataaaaactgATATCTTTTTCTAACAAAGACTTAAGCATAGACTTCCAATTGCACATatacaaaaaatatattctttatctgattcttttcaagtcattttcaagcatttactattgactaaaattttgtttttatgatttactgaacaaaactgtatattaaaatcatttcaagactcggttgatatatcatttctaagacaatcttcataatcattgaagtctatccttgaattacttaatgttaataatataagatgtctcattcatatcaaccatattaaaacttttagtgataaattcttaatttagtataataaatcaagatcattattggtaaagtaaaatattatccatatataagaccaatataataaacttgctcccactgatataaatactgattaatagtatttaccttaaatctgaaataatgatatcaagaacctttatatatcattaccttgaagcttgtttaaggtcataaatgaattcctgaatttgcataccaaactttatatttctttcattttctttgtaaatcatttagagtaacccatataaagctagatcttttaaaaatatttttgtatcattatgatataacttaaactcataatgaatcactaatgtaatgatgattcttaacgagttcattaaaaatctcgttatggtcgatacattccttatgagtaaaacttttaaccacaagtctggCCATTATTTCGTTCAATATTATCCTTTGAgccacatttatataatagactcttttacaattattggacaattcgataaatttatcaaacaccattctggttattgattttaactcttcttttattgcatcatattatttttcagaatcattacttttcatgacccgtgacaaaaataagggatccattctgattcctatatcataatatagttcttgtagatatacaagataataaccataaatgacatgattccttcccctttgagatattatcaaagttatcaattatggttgttctacaagaccattaataatgatatcaatataatatgggagtttagtaatgttattttgttgtttactttcatcaaatcatttaatgatttgagtaataacaatctctcgaataataaaggagtattaacttaTATCTCctatatatcaaaattaaatttcgagattttcactcccacttatttgctattttataggaatcttatgttaccagattaattgtcctcgtactatgattagagtAATAAAATATGTTCCCCTTTAAatttttctgaatagataataaaatattcaaaaataattattaaatctaattttcttttatgtgagttgaagatccttatctccatAAGACAAtgtcaaatatataaatatcttaagttaggtttcctatcatttcataacttacaagaagtcatgtaatttacttactaggaacaccattcaagatatacatagttgtccttggagcttctttttacattgatttgggtacaaaagaataatatatcatgctcttaaccatatctataaggtacaatgatatctttcagcaatcatattctactgtaacacatctggtaaatcatataccttatttttctaagaatctagcaaaagaattataattggattcatcataaataccataaaatttattacccttgtcatgatcttggcttttctatctaattgtctatcaacttcatttatatacacttcaaaaGCATAAACAATCATAGACTTTATAtggattagatatatataatcatatctcaacagattatttatatgatgataaaatatctctctttaatgagacaaaaacatagagtgataaacataactcaaggagtttataaaactatatttcacttcaatatttaattataggatcattgtaaacttataattcatattaattctgcatagactattatacagaattcaaaggttaattttattgaattaCAGTAAGTTTACAACCGCCAAACgggaaataatattttaataattttaggtaaagaactcaaattcccagaattataagaacataatatggattctcaagatttatcaatttaaatcatctttagatataagcgataaatacaaactaatatcgctttcactttaagataaTTCCCTACactgataaatatctcattctcttttggttttatccctcttcattttttctttttattttaatgaatatctattattggtaacatatgatgaaacatcaaattaatccatcaataatatctgTAATATTTAATTTGAACCGTATAAATGTTATAATTATACCTTTTTTATTTCAAAccaaatcttatagtatatttcatcttcacataactttatttgctacaaaagtaacattttattgtgaagatattcttttatgtgtttatatagtaattataaactcaggtggAATTACGCTTTATCCTTATTTTAGTTTTATCtactccttgagtagtactcaaaatattatgagtcttgagcttatagctttatcatttattttgatgatataattttaaattcatagtaaggtgtcaactaatagacttatcagataatttaaattaatccttatatattctcatgcgctagttgtaaactgtactgaagtctatgtatcataaaattaagtctttcatacctttcttaatcagtcacctcaattatttatttcacagaactttcagtaattaagattatgttctgttcaattaatatgattaaggtctcactcactcattacaacttgtatatgctcaagccatttatttcagaaagtatagggacatttaTAGAAATATAATAAAGGAAGTAacattataataatataacattaatgctttgagtttcctgaactattgatatcatctatatttcacctttgggtgaaatattaacatatctagtgttcactcaatatCACTTTATGGAGGACtaataccatccttgtggaatagtgttgttacatttggatatacaaccctaaactacaagaatatccgaaatagtatcatcctaccccatcatataattatttaaaatagattctcctttgggactatctaaatctcataattatatgtgctaTCGTGAATATTAttgtatttaatattatttaggataattccataatgtattttatagattattggtccaggtcactttggtggctataagACTAATACAAAAAgctaaaatacaatctaaaatatcccatgaatgacatgaactttattgtaatttatATCTGATAAGCTTATCATCCTAGGCTaccggtcagataaaacttaggaagataaattacaaataatatttactaaatttctttatcctgattcatgctgccattatgaatattattttatttaatatcatttaggactaaattcataatgtattttataaattatcgatccaagtcactttggtggctacaagacgaatacaaaaatataaaatacaatccaaaatgtcctataaatgataagacctttattgtaattcatatcacaaatgtTTATCATCCAAGGTCACTTTGCTAgttacaagtcagataaaacttaaggagatgaattacaaataatatttatcaaatttctttaatttatgctaaatagttaaataatagaataacaatcataataattattgaatattaatactaaataatttcaataataaaataatcataataattattgaacattaatgctaagcagttcaataatagaataaccataataattattgaacattaatgctaagcaattcaataatagaataatcataataattattgaacattaatactaaataattaaataataaataaccataataattattgaactttaatcaacaaaagaaaactcatatgataatcatgataacatataaatcatgccttcatgtgaaaaataaatattatttcacaatttcaatatatacatgtgaataactaaataaatatctaagaataataattggattttatttaccacatgtataatcaataattcatatgagaaaactataaagtaaaccataatttatagtttattaaatcaaaaattaaatccaatcaaataatcaaaaatataattatgattaaattcaatcataattataataaatcatatttatcaattttataattgagaatataaaccaattttctcaatttcataatgataaaactgtaaatatttgataggatataaactaAAATTAAGAAATTCACAaagggcagaactgtaatttggcaaaATAGACTcgagggtaaaactgtaaatatgttgaTAGAACCTAAATTGGAATTATGAAATTTGCAAAGGTCAGAACTGTAATTTTACAAAACCCAATCCTCGAGgtcaaaatcataattatgcCAAAATCCTAATCTGCATTGCACGCGGCCGTTGCGACGCTACGTGCAGCGCTGAAGGGCTGGCCACGGTTGTTGCTAGCCCGCGTCCGCTGCGGCGGCACTTGCCCGTGTGCGACCGCTGCCGTTGCGGGGGCTGCCTCTGCCCACGAGCGGCtgctgcggcggttcctgcccaCGCATGGCCACTGCCTGTACATGGCCTGCCCACGCACGACCGCTGCCACTATCTACTTTGATCCCAACAGTTATCATTTGAGCCCAACAGTCATCATTTGAGCCCAACAGTCCATATTTGATcgagatttttttatataaaaataatcaaattaacGATTCGAACCAATAGTAGATTTCGGGATCAATATTTTCAAATTTCCAAATCCAAGAACTAAAATCAATTGTCCATGGTCAATTCTGATTCAATTTGTAAATTAATAGATTGTCGATTTGATTTAGTTATGATTGGAATCGAACTTAGATAAGAACTAGTTATACCTAACTAAATGCATTTAGATATTGGGTCTATTTTCGGGTTTGGAAATAAATTATGTTATAGTTGTTCAGCATATTTGGATCATTTGGGGTTTTGTTGATTATTGAAATTTTCTGATATGTTTGAAAAGAAAATTGTAGAAAGGTAGACAAGATAAGAAAACTAAGAGATTTGATGAACCAAAAACTTATATGTAGCTTTAGCTATACACATCattggtgaaaaaaaaaaatcttttaattaaGATGCATAATATAGATCCAGAATTTGTTAATGAAACTAGTCACTATTCGTGAGCTATGCATCACTTGACTCTATATACGAAAACATATGTAGTCAAATTAAAAGTATAACATATGTAGTCAAATTAAAGTTATAACATATGTAGTcaaattaaaagtattaaaatctcTTTGTATTGTGACTAGTAAATTCTTCTTCAAATAACCAACTAAACCATCAAATACAAGAtttgataattaaaatataagCAGTGCAACGTGTTTTAAGATACGAATAAACCTCAAGGTATCAAGATAATGGCTTACAGTTCTGTAATAGATAAAGGTGTGTTCAAGGTTATACTTAACCAAATACATTAagattttagatttatttctgagtttggaaataagtcACGTTATAGTTTTATTCAACACCTTTGGatcaattaatattttgatgattgTTGAAATTTTCTATTGTGCTTGAACAGGATATTATAATAAAGCAATACACAAAATAAGGAAATACtaacttattttcttttatttaatttttaaatagatTGTTTGAGTTTTGTGATAAGGATAGTCATTCAGGTCAGGTCACATCAATGACCGATCGATCAAATGATcctttatcaccctcaaactctaATTTCTTAAAcatatcaataaataaataaataaataaataaataaataaataaataaaatatatatatatatatatatatatatatatatatatatatatatatatatatatatatatataagaatcagTATTCTTTTTGttgtagaaaaaataaatagaagaaaAATCCTAAAATCAACATGGAAGTTCTACTCTAATAAACTCTTGGAGAATTTAAATTGTCACAAATGTTATAGGTTTACACTAGCAATCCAAGTTTTCGGCAACAACATGGTGCTTTCCCTGCACAGCAACAACATAGGAATCATATTGAGCAATAAATTTCTCCTTGCGGAGCAGGAAAAGGAATTTCTTTCTGAACTTCTCTTCGTTTGGCATCATGACAGATGGCAGGTTATGTTCTCTATCCAGCAATTTATTCTGATTAAGAAACTTCAGAACTTCATATCGAGGTCtcaacctcttctccaagctaTACTTCAGAAGCATGGGATAGTGACTGATACATGTCAGCTCACAACCAGCTTCCTTCGTCAGGAATGTCATCTTGTCACATATGTTCTTCTTTGAGAGTGACCAAATGTTTGGGCACTTCCTGAATAAAGCATTGATGTCAGCCTGGGACCACCCAAAGCTCATCAGAGTTACCGACGTAGCATCAAACTTGGACCTGCTCACATTAACGACCACATGAAGTGCATAAGTGTATACTCCAGAATCACGTGGGACACCCAATTCCTCAATATATTTGATAACTTCCTTTAATTTGTCTATTCTACCAAAATTGCCCGGCATTGTCACCACCATATGCGCGATGCGCTCGTCACTGATGCCATGTTCCCTCAAGAGAGATATACTGGGTTCTATATTCCGAGCCAAGCTAGAAGTAAGAATAAACAAGTTCCTCTTGCAGGCTTTCAGAAACCTCTCATTAGAACCAAGAAGTGACCTCCAGAAGTTGACCGTTGGTTGGATATCACGTAAACAGAGCAGAGTCGGACATGATGAAACCAGCTGAAATATTTCAGTgtcagaaaatcccatgtcctgcaaagatctcatcctgggcttcAGGACAGTCTCTACGTTAGCAAATATCAACTTGGGTTGCCTCCGGGTAAGCTTCATGACTTGTGCATCACTCCAACCGCtctgcttaaagaactcaatgGAAGGACTTGAACTTGGAAGTTTTTTTTCACGGATGTGATCCTTGGCCATTTTCGCAGCCTCTTTTGACGAAAGTTCACATGACTGAAGGGGGTCGACCAACATAAATTTGGATCTATGATTTGAACTGTGGTCTTCGGCAGTGGAAAAGCTAAACAGACTGCAGAGTTGATATGAGGAAAGATGGATGGTGGACTTGTTACATGAAAGAAGGCAaaagagcctcttctgcaccaAAAACATTGTCTTTTGAGGCAGTATCACGTactgtttgcagaaaaatacaagaaaagtagTCTTATTTCTGCCCTCTCCAATCCAAATTCCTCCTCTGCTTCAAATCAAGGATGGTGAAAACTTTCAACTAATCATCTGTCTCGGACAACATTCCTCTACCACTCATGTTAATCCACATGCATTCAATTCCAATCAGCCATTTCTTTCAGAGATAAGTCTCTAACTGGTGTTTGCGAGTTGATAAAGAGTACCAATGATTAGTTACTCATTCTCATGCTCACATCCAAGCAATTCTCCACCACTGAAATAATGGCTTCAAATAACACCTGCACACTGACACTAAAttccatttatttttttattgtagtTGGTGGGTTTAGAAACTACCAAGCGTCCTATATCCCAGTAGCAATTGAAAAACCATATCAAATGTATTTTCATC contains:
- the LOC135671289 gene encoding transcription termination factor MTERF9, chloroplastic-like — encoded protein: MFLVQKRLFCLLSCNKSTIHLSSYQLCSLFSFSTAEDHSSNHRSKFMLVDPLQSCELSSKEAAKMAKDHIREKKLPSSSPSIEFFKQSGWSDAQVMKLTRRQPKLIFANVETVLKPRMRSLQDMGFSDTEIFQLVSSCPTLLCLRDIQPTVNFWRSLLGSNERFLKACKRNLFILTSSLARNIEPSISLLREHGISDERIAHMVVTMPGNFGRIDKLKEVIKYIEELGVPRDSGVYTYALHVVVNVSRSKFDATSVTLMSFGWSQADINALFRKCPNIWSLSKKNICDKMTFLTKEAGCELTCISHYPMLLKYSLEKRLRPRYEVLKFLNQNKLLDREHNLPSVMMPNEEKFRKKFLFLLRKEKFIAQYDSYVVAVQGKHHVVAENLDC